From Cellulomonas oligotrophica, a single genomic window includes:
- a CDS encoding DUF5691 domain-containing protein — translation MSARDDLVTAGLLGLRRHPVSTDGLPGAVGDVVRSLPASDAAPALLDALAVDAVARRAASVPPRAPGSAGAVAPPEDGRVAGPAAAARLTALLARTDARGRALLTVWLAAAAERGVVAPAAVLPELLDLAAGPAGPGAAVVPVLGARGRWLAAARPGWSDALARRTAGRTDADAAPDEARAAIADPTFGRRPASERAALVDALHAALVRSPARPDDEELLVRALADRAASVRHAAARALVDLPGSAFARQCQDRALALVRRERRALRQVLVVDLPEPDDGSPLLGPGTTGGRRAALLEALVAATPPHRWEEHLGATPAQLVGRTVDGDRDRELHAGWRGAAVRTRDARWAAALVARHGPDPGLLRVLPLAEQVEALVARLHVRRGVRDTSTQGVEELWDVLPTPWPDAVVDAAMHWMITGPPLPAWWQTGIGDRLAVALSPDPTTEARVRGASMRTTDPATIATLRDVADVLLVRRQMLEELA, via the coding sequence GTGAGCGCCCGCGACGACCTCGTGACCGCGGGGCTGCTCGGGCTGCGCCGTCACCCCGTCAGCACCGACGGGCTGCCCGGTGCCGTCGGCGACGTGGTCCGCTCCCTGCCCGCGTCGGACGCCGCCCCGGCGCTGCTCGACGCGCTCGCGGTCGACGCCGTCGCGCGCCGGGCCGCGTCCGTGCCGCCGCGGGCGCCCGGGTCTGCCGGGGCCGTGGCGCCGCCCGAGGACGGCCGCGTGGCGGGTCCCGCCGCCGCTGCCCGCCTCACCGCGCTGCTCGCCCGGACCGACGCCCGCGGTCGGGCCCTGCTGACCGTGTGGCTCGCCGCCGCGGCGGAGCGGGGGGTCGTCGCGCCGGCGGCGGTGCTGCCCGAGCTGCTCGACCTCGCCGCAGGCCCGGCGGGCCCCGGGGCGGCCGTCGTCCCCGTGCTGGGCGCGCGCGGGCGTTGGCTCGCGGCCGCACGCCCCGGGTGGTCGGACGCGCTCGCGCGGCGCACCGCCGGGCGGACCGATGCGGACGCGGCACCGGACGAGGCCCGCGCGGCGATCGCCGACCCGACGTTCGGCCGTCGGCCGGCGTCCGAGCGTGCCGCGCTGGTCGACGCGCTGCACGCGGCGCTGGTGCGGTCGCCCGCCCGGCCCGACGACGAGGAGCTGCTCGTGAGGGCGCTGGCGGACCGGGCCGCGAGCGTGCGGCACGCCGCGGCACGCGCGCTGGTCGACCTTCCCGGGTCGGCGTTCGCCCGGCAGTGCCAGGACCGTGCGCTGGCCCTCGTGCGCCGCGAGCGCCGTGCCCTGCGCCAGGTGCTGGTCGTCGACCTGCCGGAGCCCGACGACGGGTCGCCGCTGCTGGGCCCCGGCACGACCGGCGGGCGGCGCGCCGCGCTGCTGGAGGCCCTCGTCGCCGCGACCCCGCCGCACCGGTGGGAGGAGCACCTGGGGGCCACGCCGGCCCAGCTGGTCGGGCGGACGGTCGACGGCGACCGGGACCGGGAGCTGCACGCCGGCTGGCGCGGCGCGGCCGTGCGCACCCGTGACGCCCGGTGGGCGGCCGCGCTGGTGGCGCGCCACGGGCCCGACCCCGGGCTGCTGCGGGTGCTGCCCCTCGCCGAGCAGGTCGAGGCGCTCGTCGCCCGGCTGCACGTGCGACGCGGCGTCCGTGACACCTCCACGCAGGGCGTCGAGGAGCTGTGGGACGTGCTGCCCACGCCCTGGCCCGACGCCGTGGTCGACGCCGCGATGCACTGGATGATCACCGGGCCGCCGCTGCCGGCGTGGTGGCAGACCGGCATCGGCGACCGGCTGGCGGTCGCCCTGAGCCCCGACCCCACCACCGAGGCGCGCGTGCGGGGCGCCTCGATGCGCACCACCGACCCCGCCACGATCGCCACCCTGCGGGACGTCGCCGACGTCCTGCTCGTCCGCCGACAGATGCTCGAGGAGCTGGCATGA
- a CDS encoding ATP-binding protein, which produces MTDVETLLRPHAEQAFAHELAALDAADDRPRPPAWRLSPWAVVTYLLGGTLPDGTVVTPKYVGPRRVVEVAVATLATDRALLLLGVPGTAKTWVSEHLAAAVSGSSTLVVQGTSGTSEDAIRYGWNYARLLAEGPSERALVPSPVMTAMRTASIARIEELTRIPSDVQDALITVLSEKSLPVPELGTEVQAAKGFNVIATANDRDRGVNELSSALRRRFNTVVLPLPATHEEEVAIVTRRVEQLGVALELPPVPAAADEIRRVVTVFRELRSGRTVDGRQALKSPSGTLSTAEAISVVAHGIALAAHFGDGVLRPSDVAAGILGSVVKDPVADTAVWVEYLESVVRERDGWLDFYGACREVTG; this is translated from the coding sequence ATGACCGACGTCGAGACCCTGCTGCGACCCCACGCCGAGCAGGCGTTCGCGCACGAGCTGGCCGCGCTCGACGCCGCCGACGACCGGCCCCGGCCGCCCGCGTGGAGGCTGTCGCCCTGGGCGGTCGTCACCTACCTGCTCGGCGGCACGCTGCCGGACGGCACGGTCGTCACCCCCAAGTACGTCGGTCCGCGCCGCGTCGTCGAGGTCGCCGTCGCGACTCTCGCCACGGACCGTGCGCTGCTGCTGCTGGGCGTGCCCGGCACGGCCAAGACGTGGGTGAGCGAGCACCTGGCGGCGGCGGTCTCGGGCAGCTCGACCCTCGTCGTGCAGGGCACGTCCGGCACGTCGGAGGACGCGATCCGCTACGGCTGGAACTACGCGCGGCTGCTCGCCGAGGGGCCGAGCGAGCGCGCGCTCGTGCCGTCGCCGGTGATGACCGCGATGCGCACGGCGTCGATCGCGCGGATCGAGGAGCTCACGCGCATCCCCTCGGACGTGCAGGACGCGCTCATCACGGTGCTGTCGGAGAAGTCCCTGCCCGTGCCCGAGCTGGGCACGGAGGTGCAGGCCGCGAAGGGCTTCAACGTCATCGCGACCGCCAACGACCGGGACCGCGGCGTCAACGAGCTGTCGTCCGCGCTGCGACGACGGTTCAACACCGTCGTGCTGCCGCTGCCCGCGACGCACGAGGAGGAGGTCGCGATCGTGACCCGCCGCGTCGAGCAGCTCGGGGTCGCGCTGGAGCTGCCGCCCGTGCCGGCCGCCGCCGACGAGATCCGCCGCGTGGTGACGGTGTTCCGCGAGCTGCGCTCCGGGCGCACCGTCGACGGCCGGCAGGCGCTGAAGAGCCCGTCGGGGACGCTGTCGACCGCCGAGGCGATCTCGGTCGTCGCGCACGGCATCGCCCTGGCCGCGCACTTCGGCGACGGCGTGCTGCGGCCCTCGGACGTCGCCGCCGGGATCCTCGGCTCGGTCGTCAAGGACCCCGTCGCCGACACCGCGGTGTGGGTGGAGTACCTCGAGTCCGTGGTGCGCGAGCGCGACGGGTGGCTGGACTTCTACGGCGCGTGCCGCGAGGTCACCGGATGA
- a CDS encoding DUF5682 family protein yields the protein MTTAPARRAPADEPRVRVLGVRHHGPGSARAVAAELDAWAPTVVLVEGPADADPLLTFVGHEAMQPPVALLATTADEPRRAAWWPFAVFSPEWQALRWAAEHDVPARFVDLPAAVSLAVEHDAPTEDPAPTEDPAPTEDPAPTEDPAPTEDPAPTEDPAPTEDPAPAGDPTPDEAPAPAWAELDAVRTDPVATLARVAGYDDPERWWEDVVEHRPDGATPFDVLTEAMQALREAADDAAARGPLTRAAEHAALHEARREAHMRQQVRAALREGHERVAVVCGAWHAPALTGRLGPAAPDARLLTGLPRRRVTLTWTPWTASRLASASGYGAGVDSPGWYHHLYTTPDDVVARWLVQVAAVLRARDLPVSSAHVIEATRLAQMLAVVRGRPAAGLAEVTEATRAVLCEGDDALVAHVTAELVVGERMGAVPDDVPTVPLEADLRASARRLRLAFDAAPRTLDLDLRKDTDLARSRLLHRLALLQVPWAVRERSAARSTGTFRETWVLRWTPELVVALVEASTWGTAVAEAAGARVVADAQAAALPTVTALVEATLVADLPDALDRLLPVLDERAARDGDVAHLLRALPPLVRAHRYSDVRGTRVDALAQVADALVVRACAALPGAVTGLDDDAARALREDLDAAHDAVRLRDHADGTTLWQATLGRLSGRTDVSGVLAGRATRLLLDARALDAEDAAGRFGRALSRGTPARTTAAWAEGFLDGGGLLLAGDRTLLGMLDAWVAHLREEDFTDVLPLLRRTFGAMPVGERRAVGDAVRRPTAHGAAAVDDDVVIDAVLAAGPLATVARLLGGTVPDGAGAASAPAPVAAGAGS from the coding sequence ATGACGACCGCCCCGGCCCGCCGCGCCCCGGCGGACGAGCCGCGCGTGCGGGTGCTCGGGGTGCGGCACCACGGGCCCGGCTCCGCACGTGCCGTGGCGGCCGAGCTCGACGCGTGGGCGCCGACCGTCGTGCTCGTCGAGGGTCCGGCCGACGCGGACCCGCTGCTGACCTTCGTGGGGCACGAGGCCATGCAGCCGCCCGTGGCCCTCCTCGCGACGACCGCCGACGAGCCCCGGCGCGCCGCGTGGTGGCCGTTCGCCGTGTTCTCGCCCGAGTGGCAGGCGCTGCGGTGGGCGGCCGAGCACGACGTGCCCGCACGGTTCGTCGACCTGCCCGCCGCCGTCTCCCTGGCCGTGGAGCATGACGCGCCGACGGAGGACCCTGCGCCGACGGAGGACCCTGCGCCGACGGAGGACCCTGCGCCGACGGAGGACCCTGCGCCCACGGAGGACCCTGCGCCCACGGAGGACCCTGCGCCCACGGAGGACCCCGCGCCGGCGGGAGACCCCACGCCGGACGAGGCCCCGGCGCCGGCCTGGGCCGAGCTCGACGCGGTGCGGACCGACCCCGTCGCGACGCTCGCGCGCGTCGCCGGGTACGACGACCCGGAGCGCTGGTGGGAGGACGTCGTCGAGCACCGGCCCGACGGCGCGACACCGTTCGACGTCCTGACGGAGGCGATGCAGGCGCTGCGCGAGGCCGCCGACGACGCGGCGGCGCGCGGCCCGCTCACGCGTGCGGCGGAGCACGCCGCGCTGCACGAGGCCCGCCGCGAGGCGCACATGCGCCAGCAGGTGCGGGCCGCGCTGCGCGAGGGGCACGAGCGCGTCGCCGTGGTCTGCGGCGCGTGGCACGCACCCGCGCTCACCGGTCGGCTCGGCCCCGCCGCGCCCGACGCCCGCCTCCTGACGGGCCTGCCGCGCCGCAGGGTCACGCTCACCTGGACCCCGTGGACGGCGTCCCGGCTGGCGTCGGCGTCCGGGTACGGCGCGGGCGTGGACTCCCCGGGGTGGTACCACCACCTGTACACCACCCCGGACGACGTCGTGGCCCGCTGGCTCGTGCAGGTCGCGGCCGTGCTGCGCGCCCGCGACCTGCCCGTGTCGTCGGCGCACGTCATCGAGGCGACCCGGCTGGCCCAGATGCTCGCCGTGGTGCGCGGCCGGCCCGCGGCCGGGCTCGCCGAGGTCACCGAGGCCACCCGCGCCGTGCTCTGCGAGGGCGACGACGCGCTGGTCGCGCACGTCACCGCCGAGCTCGTCGTCGGCGAGCGCATGGGCGCCGTGCCGGACGACGTGCCGACCGTGCCGCTCGAGGCGGACCTGCGCGCGAGCGCCCGGCGGCTGCGGCTCGCGTTCGACGCGGCGCCGCGCACCCTGGACCTCGACCTGCGCAAGGACACCGACCTCGCGCGCTCGCGCCTGCTGCACCGGCTGGCGCTGCTGCAGGTGCCGTGGGCGGTGCGGGAGCGGTCGGCGGCCCGGAGCACCGGCACGTTCCGCGAGACGTGGGTGCTGCGCTGGACCCCCGAGCTGGTGGTCGCGCTCGTCGAGGCGTCCACGTGGGGCACGGCCGTGGCCGAGGCGGCCGGCGCCCGGGTCGTCGCCGACGCGCAGGCCGCGGCGCTGCCGACCGTCACCGCGCTCGTCGAGGCGACGCTCGTCGCGGACCTGCCCGACGCTCTCGACCGGCTGCTGCCCGTGCTCGACGAGCGGGCTGCGCGCGACGGCGACGTCGCGCACCTGCTGCGCGCCCTGCCCCCGCTGGTGCGCGCGCACCGGTACTCCGACGTGCGCGGCACACGCGTCGACGCGCTCGCGCAGGTCGCCGACGCGCTCGTCGTGCGCGCCTGCGCCGCGCTGCCCGGTGCCGTCACGGGCCTGGACGACGACGCCGCGCGGGCGCTGCGGGAGGACCTCGACGCGGCGCACGACGCCGTGCGGCTGCGCGACCACGCCGACGGCACGACCCTGTGGCAGGCCACGCTCGGGCGTCTCTCGGGGCGCACCGACGTCTCCGGGGTGCTCGCCGGCCGGGCGACCCGGCTGCTGCTCGACGCGCGGGCGCTCGACGCCGAGGACGCCGCCGGCCGGTTCGGGCGTGCCCTCTCGCGCGGCACGCCGGCCCGCACGACGGCGGCCTGGGCGGAGGGGTTCCTCGACGGCGGCGGTCTGCTCCTGGCGGGGGACCGGACGCTGCTGGGCATGCTCGACGCGTGGGTGGCGCACCTGCGCGAGGAGGACTTCACCGACGTCCTGCCGCTGCTGCGCCGCACGTTCGGGGCCATGCCGGTGGGGGAGCGGCGGGCCGTGGGCGACGCGGTGCGCCGCCCGACGGCGCACGGTGCGGCGGCGGTCGACGACGACGTGGTGATCGACGCGGTGCTCGCGGCGGGCCCGCTCGCGACGGTCGCGCGGCTGCTCGGCGGGACCGTCCCGGACGGTGCGGGGGCTGCGTCGGCCCCGGCGCCGGTCGCGGCGGGGGCGGGGTCATGA
- a CDS encoding VWA domain-containing protein: protein MDVQATDQAQGVPPGAGGDAVDEGTRRRRWRLLLGEAGTPDAAGVPLTDAQRAMDEALAALYDDGARGSGGGERGAGLGGSAPRVARWLGDIRTYFPSTVVEVMQRDAVDRLGLRRLLLEPELLAAVQPDVGLVSTLLQLHRTMPETTRSTARHVVAQVVAEIERRIATSTRSAVTGALRGDRTHRPRPRDIDWDATIRANLAHWLPEHRTVVPHRLVGRSRAQSMVARDVVLAVDQSGSMAESVVYSAVFGAVLASMRSLRTSLVVFDTSVVDLTDQLADPVDVLFSTQLGGGTDINRAVAYCQSLVARPTDTMFVLISDLYEGGVRDELLRRVAQMVASGVQVLVLLALSDSGAPSYDRDNAAALAALGVPAFACTPDVFPDLLAVALARGDVAGWVERYEEGRALVR from the coding sequence GTGGACGTGCAGGCGACGGACCAGGCGCAGGGCGTGCCGCCGGGCGCGGGCGGGGACGCGGTCGACGAGGGCACCCGGCGGCGGCGCTGGCGGCTGCTGCTCGGCGAGGCCGGCACCCCCGACGCGGCCGGTGTGCCGCTCACCGACGCCCAGCGGGCCATGGACGAGGCGCTCGCCGCGCTCTACGACGACGGCGCACGTGGCTCGGGCGGCGGGGAGCGCGGCGCGGGGCTCGGCGGGTCGGCGCCGCGGGTCGCGCGGTGGCTGGGCGACATCCGCACGTACTTCCCGTCGACGGTCGTCGAGGTCATGCAGCGCGACGCCGTCGACCGGCTGGGGCTGCGGCGGCTGCTGCTCGAGCCCGAGCTCCTCGCCGCCGTGCAGCCCGACGTCGGCCTGGTGTCCACGCTCCTGCAGCTGCACCGCACGATGCCGGAGACGACGCGCAGCACGGCCCGGCACGTCGTCGCGCAGGTCGTCGCAGAGATCGAGCGCCGCATCGCGACGTCGACCCGGTCGGCCGTGACGGGCGCGCTGCGCGGGGACCGCACGCACCGCCCGCGCCCGCGGGACATCGACTGGGACGCCACGATCCGCGCCAACCTGGCGCACTGGCTGCCCGAGCACCGCACGGTCGTCCCGCACCGGCTCGTCGGGCGCTCACGGGCGCAGAGCATGGTCGCAAGGGACGTGGTGCTCGCCGTCGACCAGTCCGGGTCCATGGCCGAGTCGGTCGTGTACTCGGCGGTGTTCGGGGCGGTCCTGGCGTCGATGCGGTCGCTGCGGACGTCGCTGGTGGTGTTCGACACCAGCGTCGTCGACCTGACCGACCAGCTCGCCGACCCGGTGGACGTGCTGTTCTCCACGCAGCTGGGCGGCGGGACGGACATCAACCGGGCGGTCGCGTACTGCCAGTCGCTGGTCGCCCGCCCGACGGACACGATGTTCGTGCTGATCAGCGACCTGTACGAGGGCGGGGTCCGCGACGAGCTGCTCCGCCGGGTCGCGCAGATGGTGGCCTCGGGCGTGCAGGTGCTGGTGCTGCTGGCGCTGAGCGACTCGGGGGCGCCTTCCTACGACCGCGACAACGCGGCGGCGCTCGCGGCGCTCGGGGTGCCGGCGTTCGCGTGCACGCCCGACGTGTTCCCCGACCTGCTCGCCGTCGCCCTGGCCCGCGGCGACGTCGCGGGGTGGGTCGAGCGGTACGAGGAGGGGCGCGCCCTGGTCAGGTGA
- a CDS encoding VOC family protein yields the protein MAVVWTTAFLDLPAPVHAVATEFWRAVTGGTVSSSRGEDDQFATLLPPDGDAYLAVQRLGDAPRVHLDLHVDDVAHEADRAVTLGADVVLRADHVVLRSPGGFVLCLVPDRGERTRPAPVPDGHGAVLVDQVSLDVPAGGRAGELDFWSAFTRWPARTGSRPEMTVLDRPAGMPLRLMLHELGADDPREVVTAHLDLACGPDVEQVAAHHVALGAARVAPGHGWTVLRDPAGAVYCLTGRDPVTGLVRP from the coding sequence ATGGCTGTGGTGTGGACGACCGCGTTCCTCGACCTCCCCGCACCGGTGCACGCGGTGGCGACCGAGTTCTGGCGGGCCGTCACCGGCGGCACCGTGTCGTCGTCGCGCGGAGAGGACGACCAGTTCGCGACCCTGCTGCCGCCCGACGGCGACGCCTACCTGGCGGTGCAACGGCTGGGGGATGCGCCGCGCGTGCACCTCGACCTGCACGTCGACGACGTCGCGCACGAGGCGGACCGGGCCGTGACCCTCGGCGCGGACGTCGTGCTGCGCGCCGACCACGTGGTGCTCCGTTCCCCGGGCGGGTTCGTCCTCTGCCTCGTCCCGGACCGCGGGGAGCGCACCCGTCCGGCGCCGGTGCCGGACGGGCACGGTGCGGTGCTGGTCGACCAGGTGAGCCTCGACGTCCCGGCGGGCGGACGTGCCGGCGAGCTGGACTTCTGGTCGGCGTTCACGCGCTGGCCGGCGCGCACGGGCTCGCGCCCGGAGATGACGGTCCTCGACCGCCCGGCGGGGATGCCGCTGCGGCTGATGCTGCACGAGCTCGGGGCGGACGACCCGCGCGAGGTGGTCACCGCGCACCTGGACCTGGCCTGCGGCCCGGACGTGGAGCAGGTCGCGGCGCACCACGTCGCGCTCGGGGCGGCACGGGTCGCCCCGGGGCACGGGTGGACGGTGCTGCGCGACCCCGCCGGGGCTGTGTACTGCCTGACGGGGCGCGACCCGGTCACCGGTCTCGTTCGGCCCTGA
- a CDS encoding GNAT family N-acetyltransferase, whose product MVTDVRPATGRFEDFATVVGTQRPDAGGCWCTAYLNSSVPNAERPAYMRDRCASDPGPGVLVYVDEEPAGWCSVAPRSTYRRLMRSRTIPFVDEQDVWSVVCFVVRPAFRRRGLMHVLLAGAVEHAAAHGAPAVEGYPVETGGTRVDTISGYVGTVELFEAAGFVRAAPTRAHSGHRERWLMRLELGS is encoded by the coding sequence ATGGTGACCGACGTGCGGCCCGCGACGGGGCGGTTCGAGGACTTCGCGACCGTGGTGGGCACGCAGCGCCCGGACGCGGGTGGCTGCTGGTGCACGGCGTACCTGAACTCGTCGGTGCCGAACGCCGAGCGCCCGGCGTACATGCGGGACCGGTGCGCGAGCGACCCGGGCCCCGGCGTGCTGGTCTACGTCGACGAGGAGCCCGCCGGCTGGTGCTCGGTCGCGCCGCGCAGCACCTACCGGCGGCTCATGCGGTCGCGCACCATCCCGTTCGTCGACGAGCAGGACGTGTGGTCGGTGGTGTGCTTCGTCGTCCGGCCGGCGTTCCGGCGCCGCGGGCTCATGCACGTGCTGCTCGCCGGGGCCGTCGAGCACGCCGCCGCGCACGGTGCGCCGGCCGTCGAGGGGTACCCGGTCGAGACCGGGGGAACGCGGGTCGACACGATCTCGGGCTACGTGGGCACGGTCGAGCTGTTCGAGGCGGCGGGGTTCGTCCGCGCGGCGCCGACGCGCGCCCACAGCGGGCACCGCGAGCGCTGGCTGATGCGCCTGGAGCTGGGCTCCTGA